The sequence below is a genomic window from Bradyrhizobium septentrionale.
TCACGCCTGCGTTCTGTAGGTCGTTGTTGAGCATAGCCTCGAGCGACTGCCCAACCTATGCGTTTGCCGAGGCGGAGCAGGGGCCAAAGCGGGCTACTCGATAGTTGGAGTGTATCGCAGCAGAGTGCCGTTCGTGGGTATCCGTCCGAGGGCGGCCGTCTTGCGAGTTTTTCCGATCTGTAGCTGACTGTCCTTATGGACGTACATAAGGACAGTGCGGTGCTGAGCCGCATGGATTTGGTGGAGACCGGTCGGCGGCGACGCTGGACGCGTGCGGAGAAGCTCAGAATCGTAGAGGAGAGCTTCTCGGGGCCACGACTGGTGTCGGCGACGGCTCGCCGGTATGGGATATCACGTCAGCTTCTGCTGAGCTGGCGCAAGGCTTGGACCTGTCATGATCCGGCCGAAGAGGATTCGATCGGCCCGACATTCGTCCCTGCGATAGTTGCGGCAAGTACGCCGCCAACGACGGAAGCTGTCGAGACAGGTCAGATCGAAATCGTGAGCCCTCAGGGGCTGCGCGTGGTCTTCGGCCCCGGTGCGGATATCGAGGCGGTCGTTCGAATTGCTCGGGGCCTGGCGCGCCGATGATCCCGATCCCGACGGGCGTGCGGGTGTGGCTGGCGACGGGCCATACCGACATGCGGTGCGGCTTTCCGAGCCTGGCTCTGCGCGTGCAGGAAGTGCTCAAGCGCGACGCCATGGGCGGCGGTCTTTTCTGCTTCCGGGGCAAACGCGGTGATCTATTGAAGGTCATTTGGCACGATGGCCAGGGCGCCTGCTTGTTCGTAAGCGCGCATTTTACTGCACAGGCTGCGCGCGCGGCTGGCCGCGGCGTCGCGTGGCGCCGGGGCCCAGCGGGATCATCGGAACGGCTTGATTGATCCTGAGCGTTTGACGGTCAGCCGCTGTCGTTGTCAGCTGGCAGGTTTTTTTGAGCGGTGCAATTGAACGGCAACAGATCTTCGATATCGGCGTCTGGCGCGCGTTGGGGCAATTCGGTGAGCGCGTGACGTAGCCATGCATAGGGATCGACGCCGCATGCCCGGCATGTCAGCACCAAACTGTAGATCACGGCGCTTGCCTTGGCGCCGGCAACGGTGTCGCTGAACAGCCAACTTTTTCGTCCGGTGCAAAACGGCCTGATGTCGCGCTCCAGAACATTGTTATCGATCGGGGCGAGACCGTCACTGGTGTAACGGGTCAGATAATCCCATTGGTTGCGTGCATAGGCGATCGCCTTGCCGGTCAAGCTTTCGGGTAGCACCTTCGGCGCCTGGTCGTCGAGCCAGGTCCGGAAGGCGGCCAATACCGGCAGGCTATGCTGCTGGCGCAGCCGCAAGGTGTATGCGGCGCGCGTTTCGCCGTCGGGCGGCGTCTGGCGCGCCACCCTCTCGACCTCGTACAACGCCTCGAAGAACTTGAGCGCCTGCAATGGCGGACCGCCAGGCTTTGTCCTGGCCTTGAGCGCATCGGTAAATTTCCTGCGCGCATGCGCCATACAGCCGAGATGGGTCGCGCCTGTCAGCGTGCGCCAGGCGTCATAGCCGTCGCTCATCAACAAGCCGCGATAGCCGGCCAGGAAGGCCTGAGGATGTTGCTGGCCGCGACCGGGCTGGTAATCGAACAGCACGACCGGCTGCGCGCAGTCCTGGCCGCTGCGATAGGCCCACATGAAGGATTTGGCCTGCGCATCACGGCCGTCCTCTTTAAGAACCTGGACCCAGGTTTCGTCGCCGTGGACCAGGGGCTGCGACATGAGCTTTTGCTGTAGCGCGTCATAGACCCGATGCAGATGCAACTCGCTCGCCCGGATCACCCAGTTGCCCAGCGTCCCGCGGCTGATGCTGACGTCGGCGCGCCCCAGCGCGTCCGCCACACGGTACAGCGGCGTGCCGTCGACGTATTTGTTGGCGAGCACCAGCGCCAGCGTCGATGGCGTGGCGACGCTACCCGGCAGCGGCTGCGCCGGCATCGGCGCGGTCACAATCGGGGTGTTCAGCGCGGTGCGCTCGCAGTGACGGCAGGCATATTTGAACCGCACATGTTGCAGCACCGACGCCTTGACCTCGACGTGCAACTGCTCGGTGACGGTCTCGCCCATCCGATGCATCCGATTATGGCAGCACGGACAGTCCTTTTGATCCTCACCCAGATCGTGTTCGACGCGTTGGCGCGGCAGATCGTCAGGCAGCGGCTTGCGGCCGCGTGCCTTCGGCGCCGGCTTTGGAGCCTCCGGCAATCCCGTGTCCGGCACGGCGACCGCCTCGACATCGTCGTCGTCCCGGCTTTCAGCGGCGGCCTGCTCGGCTTCGTTGAAGATGCGCTCCTTGAGCTTTTCGCTCTTCGGCGCATACCGGTGCAGGCGCTCCAGGCGCAACTGCTCCTCTAGATGCAGCACGCGTTGTGCGAGTTTCTCGTTTTCGGCCTTCAGCGCCGCGATCTCGGCCGCGTGCGCCGCGATCAAGGCTTCCAGTTCGTGCGTCGTGGGCTTGCGACTCATCGGAGTCTTGAATCGAAGTCATGCCGCCGCGTCAACCGGGCTCCCATGTCTTCGTCATGTCTTCGGCCGCGTCATCTGAGAACGGCCATGCCGAAGCCCGATGACGCCGCCCGCATCGAACACGCTCAGCCCACGCTCTGATATTGCCGCACCGGATGACGACGCACCGCCGCGATGTTGATGCCGTCAAGCAGCCAGTGCAGCTCCTCCGTCGTCAGCGTCAGCACCGCCTCCTGACTTCGGGGCCAGTGGAATCTGTCGGCCTCCAGCCGCTTCAGCAGCATCCAAAATCCTGACCGATCATAAATCAGCAGCTTGATCCGGTCGCGGCGACGATTGCAGAACGCGAACACCGCGCGCTGGAACGGATCCAGCCCCATCGACTGCTCGACCACGATCGCCAGGCTGTTGATGCCCGCCCGGAAGTCAATCGGTTCGCGGTGAAGGTAGACCCGAAGATCAGACGCCAGTCGGAACATCGCAACGCCCCAGCGCTTCAATCACCGCCGACAGCAACTGCGCGTCGCCGCCTTCCAGCGAAAGCGTCACGCCGTTGGGCATCGATGCCGTCAGCCGCCCTGCACAGGATCGCTCCGTCGCGCAAACCGCAATCGCGCCAGCAGATCGAGTTGGCGACGGCGACGGCGCGCGAACCGGAATAAAGGCTGGCGCAATCGGCGCCCGCGCCTCCGGCTGGCCATCCCCGTTCTGAAGTTGTCGCTTGGCCACCCACTTGCGCAGCAGGTTCGCGTTCACGCCGTGTTGCAGCGCAAGCCCCGCCAGCGACACGCCAGACTGCAGACAGGCCTCGACCAGCCGCTGTTTGCTGGCCGGATCATAGCGACGCCGGCCATTGCGCAACACGCCGACCGTCTCAAGTCTCAAAGGTTCTTCTGGAGTGATCATCGATCGTGTCCACCTCGCTCATGGTGGACACCTCATCCCATCCCCGCGCTCAACTGCATAGGTGCGTAGAAAGGAGCGCTTACGCTTGTTCACCAAAAGACTCGAGAGAGGCAGGTTCATCTGGCCATCGGTTGCTGGTGAATCGGTAACGATCTCTCCGGCGCAGTTGAGCTATCTGTTGTCCGGGATCGATTGGCGCAACCCTCAAGAAACCCAGCGTCCGACGCGGGTCGGATAGTCGTTTTACGGTTTGAATCTGCGGCTCGATCTGATTCAATGGCTCCATGATATCGAAGCCGGATGATCTTCCATCGGACCTTGTCAGTGCCCTGGCGGCGCTGCAGGCCGAGCGTGAGGCGCGACAGAAAGCCGAGGCGAAGGCCGCCAACTGGCAGGCGCAAGCCGCGAATGCGCAGGCGAAACTGTCGGATACCGAGGCGCTGATCGCTCATCTCGAGTTGCGCATCGAGAAGCTGAAACGCGAACTGTACGGGCAGCGCTCCGAGCGCACGGCGCGGCTGCTCGAGCAGTTGGAACTGGAGCTCGAAGACCTCGTCGCCACGGCGAGCGAGGATGAGCTTGCGGCGCAGGCCGCAGCGGCGAAGACGCAGAACGTCCGCCCCTTCACGCGCAAGCGGCCGGTGCGCAAGCCTTGGCCGGACGACATCGAACACGAGCGCGTCGTCATTGACGCTCCGACGAGCTGCGCCTGCTGCGGCGGATCGCGGCTGGCGAAGGTCGGCGAGGATGTGACCAAGACGCTGGAGGAGATCCCGCGTCGCTTCAAGGTCATCGAAACAGTGCGCGAGAAGTTCACCTGCCGCGATTGCGAGAAGATCAGCCAGCCGCCTGCGCCGTTCCATGCCACGCCGCGCGGCTTCATCGGCCCACAATTGCTGGCGACGATCCTGTTCGACAAGTTCGGCATGCATATCCCGCTCAACCGCCAGAGTGCGCGCTTTAAGGCCGAGAGGATCGATTTGCCGCTGTCGACGCTGGCCGACCAGGTCGGCCACGGGACCTTCGCCGTCATGCCACTCTTCCACTTGATCGAACGCCATGTGCTCGCTGCTGAGCGCCTTCATGGCGATGACACCACCATCCGTATCCTGGCGAAGGGCAAGTGCACGACCGGGCGGATCTGGACTTATGTGCGGGATAACCGGCCCTTTGCCGGGCCTGCGCCGCCGGCGGCGGTCTATTACGCCTCGAGCGACCGACGAGGCGAGCATCCGCAGAAGCATCTGGCCGCCTTCGCCGGCATCCTGCAAGCCGATTGCTACAACGGCTTCGAGCCACTGTTCGACCCGCAGAAGAAGGTGCTGCCGATTACGCCGGCGTTTTGCTTCGCCCATGCGCGGCGGGGCTTCTTCGAGCTGGCTGACATCGAGAAGAATGCCCGGGAAGGCAAGAGAGGTAAACCGGTCTCTTCGATCGCGCTGGAGGCGGTCAGGCGCCTGGATGTGTTGTTCGAGATCGAGCGCGCCATTAACGGCTGCGGCGCCGAAGAGCGGCGCGCCGTGCGCCAGGAAAAGAGCAAGCCGCTCCTCGGGGACATGCACGCCTGGTTGCTGCGTGAGCGCGAAACCCTCTCTCGCTCCTCCGAGGTCCTGAAGCCTATGAATTACATGCTCAGGCGCTGGGACGACTTCGCCCGCTTCCTCGACGATGGCAGGATCTGCTTGACCAACAATTGTGCTGAGCGCGCATTGAGAGGCATCGCCTTGGGAAGGCGCAACTGGACCTTCGCCGGCAGCCAGCGTGGTGCCGACCGTGCCGCCATCATGCTGACGATGATCACGACCTGTCGTCTCAACGACGTCGATCCGAAAGCCTGGCTCGCCGACGTCCTCGCCCGTATCGCCGATCTTCCCGCATCGCGTCTGCACGAATTGCTGCCCTGGGAATGGAAGCTCCTGCGCCAAGCCGACAAGCCCGCCGATCAGCAGGCCGCCTGACCTTCACGCAACGCCATCATAGAGCTCGCCGTACCCGCGCGCATGCGTCCATCACGCGGTCCTCGTCGTATGCGTACGTTCGTGGTGATACCCTCGTGGGACCATCCAGCTTCTCGGTGAAGCTACCGTTGAGCGGCTTCCGGGAACCTATCGCCTGATGCGCGCGCGGAAGTCCGACATGGAGCTCTGTTGAGCGGCTTTGCATCCCCCCGAACGGGGCACTTGGGAAAGGTGCCCACTCCAATATCAACTCGCACTGCCCACGCTTCGATTTAGTTCACGATCAATTCCATCCTTGACCCGACGGATCGCAAGAAGTTGCAATCTCGTTTGGGTCTTGCCGCTGGGACCGTCCTGCCATCGATCTTAAAACTGTAGCGCCATTCGCCTGGCAGAGCTTCCCGAATGCTGAATTGCACACCTCTGTGTTGCATAAAGTTCTCTCAAGCCCCGGCACGAGCGTCGCGGCCTGTCGCGCGCCTGCGCCGATCGCGTGCAGATTGACTTTGATTCCTCAATCAACACCGAAGGAAGCCGCCGATCCATAGGACCGGCGGCCAAGTCAAGGGAGGAAAGCCCCCTAGGGCGGCGGTAGTGAAGGCTACCGCAAGGCACCGCCAACTTCTTGGCGGATCTCGAATAAGCATTTTTGAGACCAGGCTGGAGGATAGTCCGCCTGTTATCGAATGGAGGCAATGCGAAGAGGTCCACGCATTGTGCACCCCAAGTAATTCAATTTAGACCGAACGAAAAGAAAAAGTTGCGTACGCATCGTACCAATTGAGCTCTTTCGCGCTTTCTCATTACATCTTCGACTGGTCGGTGCTTACCGCACAACGTTAGGCAAGCCAGATCAAGTGCGCAGTGTGCCATGCTCTAACTCGGGCCAAGCTACCGCGCGCGTGACTTCCGATGTCACGCTCGGAAACTCGCTGCCAGTTGCAAAAAATTCATAAGCAACATGTGACCTTAGTACTGACTCAGGGTGAAACTGCACGCCATAGGTTGGTTGATGCCGGTGTGCTTGAGCCATGATCTCGCCTTCACTTGAACGAGCTGTCACCATGAGATGCGGAGCGTCGGACTCATCGAGTTCGACCGCCAGAGAGTGGTAGCGTCCGGCAGGAAGTGGAGACGGAAGCTGCTTGAACAATCCCCGACCGGCATGCGTTATTGGTGAGGCTCGCCCGTGCGTGGGACAACGGGCACGGCGCCACGCGCCCCCCGAAAACGCTGCCAATACACTGGTGTCCAAGACAGATGCCAAGAATGGGGACGCGACCCGAAAGCTCGCGGACGACGGCAGTGGAAATGCCGGCTTCCATTGGCGTGCGGGGGCCGAGAGAAATGACGATTGCGCGCGGCTTGAGCGCAACGAGATCGGTGATGCTGATCGCGTCATTTCGGACGACTTCTGTCTCTGCACCCAGCATGCGAAGATAACGTGCAATATTGAATACGAAGGAATCGTAATTATCGATGATGAAAATCAAAATGCACCGGGTATCTCGGAATCAAAAGCATCAAAGAGGCGCTGTGCCTTGGCAAGCGTCTCCTCATATTCGGCTTCAGGAGTTGACATCGCCGTTATTCCGCCCCCTGCATGAAACATAGCCAGGTCGCCGTCGATCGTCACAGTACGAATCGCAATGTTCGTGTCAATCTGTCCACTGAATCCAACGAAGCCGATCGCCCCGCAATAGACCTCTCGCGCCACTTTCTCGAGGTCCGCAATGATTTCCATCGATCGCACCTTTGGAACACCAGTCACGGAGCCGCCCGGAAAGCAGGCGCGAAGCAGGCTAACCGCGTCTTGGCCCGCAGCAAGAGTGCCGCTGACGATTGAGACGAGGTGATGCACTGAGGCATAGGATTCCAGGTTGCACAGTGCCATGACATCGACCGAATTGTCTGTACAGACGCGTGACAGATCGTTGCGCAGCAGGTCGACAATCATGACGTTCTCGGCGCGATCCTTTTCGGACGCAAGAAGCACTTTGGCGCGGCGCCGATCTTCCTCGCCGTCGGCGGAACGCGCGATTGTCCCCTTGATGGGGCGTGTTTCGACCTGCTGTCCGTCAAGTTTCAGAAATCGTTCCGGAGAGCTCGATGCGATCGTTAGCTTTCCGTAGCGCAAGAGCGCTCCAAACGGGGCCGGGTTCGATGAGCGGAGCTGGCAATAGAAGGTCAGTGGATCGAATAGCGGCGACACCCTGGCACTGAAACATTGCGCGATGTTCGCCTGAAATATATGCCCGGCCAGAATCAACTCGATGACGCGTTGGACCGCCGGCATGAAGCCTTCGCGGCTAAAGTTCGAATGCCACGGTCCCGCCCTGCTAGGGATTGTGAGTCGAGGTAACCCTGGCCTGGCAAGCAGTGCTGCAAACTCATCAGCGCGACGACGCGCACGCTCGTTTCGTCGAGCGGGCTCCTGCTCCGGCCATCCTGTAGAGACGATCCAGCACTTCTGGTCGCGCTGATCGAAACTGACCACCACGTCATAGAAATGTAGAATTGATTGAGGTAAGCGGAGGCCGGGAAGTGACGGGGCCGGCAGTCGCTCCAGTGTCCGGTTCATGTCGTAAGCAAGGAAGCTGGCGGCGCCGCCCTGGAACGGCGGGAGATCGGGGCGATGTGCTGCTCGGTATCTGGCGAGAAGGCTTCGCAGGACCACCCATGGATCGCCCGCAACGGCCTCTGCATTCCAGCTTGCCTGTCCATCGGCGACCAAATAGGTGCCAAACGGTTCGCAGGTCAAATATGAGTACCGCCCGAGAAGTTCATGCCCTGCCGCGCTATCGAGAAAGGTAAGCTGCGGGTGCTGCGCAAGGCATCGCAGCGCCTTGACAGGCTCGATCCACTGCAACTCGCGGACGTGCATAGGGCTATCGGTTACCGATGATCGGCAGGCCGTAAAGCCGGCTCTGATCGTTGTCCCGGCGCGAACAAGCGCAATTTCCGTCCGACACGTACAAAGCCTCGAGGCTGATCATCATCATGCTTAGCTGCGACTAGCTCGTCGGGGGCGTCGAACAACTTGGCTCAACCCTGACGGTTCAGCGAAATAGACATCTGCTGACAGTTCGTAGTCAGCGGCAAACCGCAGTTCCCGAAGTGGCCGGACGCACCGGATCGCTTCTTGATACAAACCGTGCGTTTTGTACGCAGCGAGATCCATCTCGCTGTCGAACTCACCGTACACCACGACGTCGACTTCATTGCCGAGTTGATCGCTCTTGCGGTTGCGCGCAATCTCGAGCCGGCGTGCATACGGGATTGCGGTGAGAACTGACAGACCTTCGACGATCTGGTCGATGCCGGCTTGATCGTTGGCTGTGAAGAAGACGATGTGACGGATCATGGTGGCCGCAATCGTGACGCTGCAACGTGGCGTTCCTATATCGGCATCAAGCCCAACGCAATGCTGTACGGAAGCCGGCAGCACTTGGCGCGAATTTCTGGAAACCGATCCAGGTTGGCCTCGAAGCAGGACCGACGCTGTGCGTGTTGCCCGCCTTTGCCGTCTTCCATCCGGTCGCATCGTGCCCGAGCGTTATCGCCTGCAAGCGGGCGACCCCATATTCGCCGGAGATTGACGAGGTTCGCATCGACCCGGAACCGCCCGACGTCACGGCGACCAACATGGGCATCTCTAGAATGCATTTGTGCGCCGGTCCATCTTGGCCCCGGGGGCACGTCGCAAGTCTCGCGCGGCTCATGCCGGCGTAAGGCGCCGACAAACCTTGGTATAGGTTTGGCAACCCATTCTATATCGCGCGCTTGCCTTTGTAGAGTTGAGTCACTCGTCGAGTTGTTTGTACTTTCGACGTCGCCGCTGGATCATTCGACAGCGGCGCGGAAGCCGTTAGTGCCGACTGATCCGCTTGCTGCAAGGCGTTGCGTGCCATTGAGGCGTGAGGATGAAGCGGAATGGAAATGCGTGAGCCCGCTTCCGTATTCCGAGTCGGACCTCGGGCCGATTGCGCACAAAATGACATGGGTCTTTATCCTGAAGAGGTGTGTCCTTACTCGCGATCAGCGATCAGCGATCAAAAGGGCAAAGATTCATCCAAGGAATGGCGATGGAGAAGTGGAGGATCGGATCTTCTGCCTAGGAACTAGCCGTTAGAGCAGCCGATTCCGCTTCCTTCTGGGGTCTTTGCCACTGTCAGCCGCGCTGATGACCGTAACTGGAGCGCGACTTGCCAGTGCCAGCGAATTTGCGTCACCCTCCTGAATGCGAGAGCCTCGATGGCATTTGCCGATCTTTTCATCAAACGTCCCGTGTTATCAGTCGTCATCAGTCTGCTGATCCTGTTGATCGGCCTTCGCGCGGCCGCCGTTCTGCCGATCCGGCAGTATCCGAAGCTGTCAAACACGGTCGTCAATATCACAACCTCCTACCCGGGTGCCTCCGCCGACATGATCCAGGGGTTCATCACGGCCCCCCTGGAGCAGGCAGTGGCGTCCGCCGAGGGCGTCGACTACATCACGTCCTCATCGGTGCTCGGTAGCTCGACGATCCAGGTCTACATCAAGCTCAATTTTGATCCCAACGAGGCGCTTACCGAAGTGCTCTCCAAGGTCAACTCGGTCAAGTCTCAAATTCCGAAGGAATCAAACGATCCGGTCGTCACCAAGTCAGCCGGTCAGACCACCGCTGTCATGTATATCGCTTTCTCCAGCGAGGAATTGACGGCCAGCGCGATCTCCGACTATCTTTCACGCGTGGTGCAGCCGGTTATGTCGACTGTAGAGGGGGTCGCAGCGGCGGACATCCTGGGCGGCCAGAGTTTTGCGATGCGGCTATGGCTCGATCCTGTGAAAATGACGGGGCATGGCGTGTCGCCGGCGGACGTTTCGGCTGCAATTGCCGCCAACAACTTCCAGGCCGCGGCCGGTCAGGTCAAGGGCTATCTCACCATCTCCGACATCACGGCCAACACTGATCTGCGCGGTGTCGATGACTTCAAGCGCATGATCGTCAAGGCCAATGACGGCGGATTTGTGCGCATGGAGGACATTGCGACGGTCGAGCTTGCCGCGCAGACCGCAGACGCCAGTGTCTCCATGAACGGCGAGCACGCGGTCTTCATCGGCGTGCAGGCGAGCCCTCAAGGCAATCCACTGAACATCGTACGAGGCGTACGGACGCTATTTCCAGACATGGAGCGCAACTTGCCGCCTTCGCTGAAGATGAAAGTGGCCTACGACTCCACGAAGTTCATTCAATCATCGATCGATGAGGTGGAGAAGACGCTGGTCGAGGCCGTCTTGATCGTGGTGGTCGTGATCTTCCTGTTCCTGGCCTCGTTTCGGTCGGTCATCATTCCCGTCGTTACCATTCCGCTGTCGCTTGTTGGCGTCTGCAGCATGATGCTGGCGCTGGGGTTTTCATTCAATCTTCTGACCCTTCTCGCGATGGTGCTTGCGATTGGTCTCGTGGTCGACGATGCAATCGTCGTCGTGGAGAATATTCATCGCCATCTGGAACAAGGCGCGCCGCCCGCGCTGGCCGCGACCCAGGGGGCGCGCGAGATCGTCGGTCCCGTCGTCTCCATGACGATCACGCTGGCCGCCGTGTACGCGCCAATCGGCTTTATCGGCGGCCTCACTGGCGCGCTGTTCCGCGAATTTGCGTTCACGCTGGCGGGCTCGGTCATCGTGTCGGGCGCAATTGCGTTGACGCTTTCGCCGATGATGTGTTCGGTCTTCCTGAAGAACTCTGAGGAGGGGCGGTTTGCAAGGGGTGTGAACCGCGCGTTCGGCGCCACGACCCGCTGGTACGGTCGCAACCTCGACCGCTCGCTCGACTATGGTCCGATTACCGGGCTGTTTGCGCTGACCATGCTGGGCCTTGCGGGCTTTCTCTACATGCATACGTCCAAGGAACTTGCACCCGAGGAGGATCAGGGCATCATATTCGCGCTGACTAAAGCGCCGAAATACGCCAATATCGATTACCTCGATTATTACGGCGCCAAGCTCGACAAAGCGTTCCAGAAGTTTCCCGAGACCGATTTGCGCTTCGTGCTCAACGGCAGCAGCGGGCCGCAGGGCGGCATGGCCGGCATGTTGCTAAAGCCTTGGGACGAGCGTAAGAGATCAACGATCGCGCTCAAGTGGTCCGTTCAGGCCGAGCTGTCCAAAATCGAAGGCATCAACGCATTTGCCTTTGGTTTGCCGCCTCTTCCGGGCGGATCGGGCGGCCTGCCGGTGCAAATGGTGATCAGTTCGACCCTAGGTTTCCAGTCCGTTTATGAGCAGATGTCGAAGCTGAAGGATGCCGCTCGCAAGAGCGGTCTGTTCGCGGTCAGCGACTCTGACCTTGAGTTCAATCAGCCCGTGGTGCAAATCAAGGTTGATCGATCCAAGGCAAGCGATCTTGGCATCACCATGGAGAACGTCGGTGGCGCGCTTGCGACCCTGCTCGGCGGCAACTACGTGAACCGCTTCAACCTGCAGGGGCGCTCCTACCAGGTGATCCCGCAACTGGCGCGCGAAAACCGCCTGACGCCGGAATCACTTGGAAGCTATTATGTGAAGACTGCGAGAGGCTCGATGCTGCCGCTGTCGACCGTGGTTTCCATCGAGACTGCGACCGATCCGAACACGCTCACCCACTACAACCAGCTCAACTCCGCGACCTTCCAGGCTGTACCGATGCCTGGTGTCACGATCGGTCAGGCTGTGGACTACCTGGACGAGGAGGCA
It includes:
- a CDS encoding efflux RND transporter permease subunit — encoded protein: MAFADLFIKRPVLSVVISLLILLIGLRAAAVLPIRQYPKLSNTVVNITTSYPGASADMIQGFITAPLEQAVASAEGVDYITSSSVLGSSTIQVYIKLNFDPNEALTEVLSKVNSVKSQIPKESNDPVVTKSAGQTTAVMYIAFSSEELTASAISDYLSRVVQPVMSTVEGVAAADILGGQSFAMRLWLDPVKMTGHGVSPADVSAAIAANNFQAAAGQVKGYLTISDITANTDLRGVDDFKRMIVKANDGGFVRMEDIATVELAAQTADASVSMNGEHAVFIGVQASPQGNPLNIVRGVRTLFPDMERNLPPSLKMKVAYDSTKFIQSSIDEVEKTLVEAVLIVVVVIFLFLASFRSVIIPVVTIPLSLVGVCSMMLALGFSFNLLTLLAMVLAIGLVVDDAIVVVENIHRHLEQGAPPALAATQGAREIVGPVVSMTITLAAVYAPIGFIGGLTGALFREFAFTLAGSVIVSGAIALTLSPMMCSVFLKNSEEGRFARGVNRAFGATTRWYGRNLDRSLDYGPITGLFALTMLGLAGFLYMHTSKELAPEEDQGIIFALTKAPKYANIDYLDYYGAKLDKAFQKFPETDLRFVLNGSSGPQGGMAGMLLKPWDERKRSTIALKWSVQAELSKIEGINAFAFGLPPLPGGSGGLPVQMVISSTLGFQSVYEQMSKLKDAARKSGLFAVSDSDLEFNQPVVQIKVDRSKASDLGITMENVGGALATLLGGNYVNRFNLQGRSYQVIPQLARENRLTPESLGSYYVKTARGSMLPLSTVVSIETATDPNTLTHYNQLNSATFQAVPMPGVTIGQAVDYLDEEAKMLPAGFSHDFLADARQYVREGNQLAITFAFALIIIFLVLAAQFESLRDPLIVMISVPMAVVGALIPLFFGLSTMNIYTQVGLLTLVGLISKHGILMVEFANELQLKERLDRRSAIEMAARVRLRPILMTTAAMVTGLLPLLTATGAGAASRFSIGLVLVAGMSIGTLFTLFVLPALYVAIASDHRAGANAVHVKNTAELEHAGAVDAHLAK